DNA sequence from the Paenibacillus physcomitrellae genome:
CACATTATACCATGAAAGCGGCATAATTACTCAGCTTGTCCATGGATAAAAATCCGTCCCGTGCACCAAATTAACTAAGAATCAATTTTCGGAGTTTGTTTCTATGCGTTCAAATAAGGAGGGACAAAGATGCGATATGCTTCGGTGATCAAACGAAAATGGGGGCTGGCTGCAATGGCGGGACTGCTGGCCTTCTCATGGGCCTGTCCAAACGCAGCTGGAGCCGGGACCGATCAGCAGCCGGATTCCGCCTCTGCCGCAGCCCGGACGCTGCAGGAGCGGAGGATGATGATCCAGGAGATCAGCCAGCTGACCCAAATTCCCTGGACCTATTTGGCGGCTCTGGATCAATATGAACGGACCCTGACCCCCAAGTCCAGAAAGGAACGTTTGAAGAACAAGCTGATCAGCCTGGACCCCCAGCCGGAGTTTTGGGCCGGCCTGATCAATCCTGATCCGGGCGATACCAACCCGATCACGATCGCTCTGTTCGGCGGCATGGGCAGGGATGCCGACGGAGACGGCAAAGCGAATCCGGACAATGACATGGATGCCTTGTACAGCCTTGCAGCTTATATGAAGAGTTATGGGCTAACGGAGGAGGATCTCCAGATCTCCTTATGGCGTTATTATCAGAACGAACGGGCGATCACCCGGATTCGCCAGTTCGCCAAATTGTATCAAACGTTCGGGACGCTGGATTTAAACAAAACCGCCTTTGTGCTGCCTCTTTCTAGCATCTACAGTTACCGCAGCACCTGGGGAGACCGGCGCGGCTTCGGCGGACTCCGCATACATGAAGGAACCGATTTGTTTGCTTCCTACGGTGTTCCCGTCAGAAGCGCCTGCTATGGGATCGTGGAGACGAAGGGATGGAACCGCTTTGGCGGCTGGCGGATCGGCATCCGGGACATTCAGAACCGGTATCACTATTACGCCCATCTGCAGGGTTTTGACAAGAACATCGAAGTCGGCAGCACGGTCGTTCCAGGCCAGGTGGTCGGCTGGGTAGGCAGCAGCGGGTATGGCAAGCCGGGCACTTCCGGTAAATTCCCACCGCATCTGCATTATGGGATTTATAAGGATACGGGGCATTACGAATGGGCTTTCGACCCTTATCCGCTGCTGAAACGGTGGGAGAATGAGGAACGAAGACGGAAGTGATTGGGAGCGGATGACTGGAATACAGCAGGATTAAACTTTCTGATGGCAAGAATAGAGGGTCGCCCGGCATTTGATTGTTGCCGGGCGACCCTCTTCTTACTTAAGGATTAAGGATTTAAGGAGAAATCATTAAGGAGAAGTATTAAGGAGTAACGGTGGAAGTCCCTCCGGAGCCGGACTGAAGGTCCGTGCTTGAACCGGGACTTGAACTTATTTCGGTTCCAGATAAGGAGCCGGATGACAAACCTGACGGGGAACCCGCTGACGAACCGGATGCAGCACCGGTACCGGAAGGCTGGGACGGAAGTGCAATATTAGGCGCGTTGGCGCCATTTTCCCCGACAGGCTGGCCTTTGTTGTCGTAATAGTACATCGGGACATCGCCTACCACCATCAGGTAAGAAACGGGAATATCGGTTTCGACGACCTGCGGCCCCATATTGAATGGCACCACCACGGAAACCTCGGTCCGGATGTGCAAATAAACCTCAACCAGAATCGTGTTGATACCGGCGTCCTGTTTCCGTGTGTTCAAATCAACCTTCACATCGCTTTGCGGCTCCATGCGAATCGGGATGCGCGGGCCGAAGGAGGCAATAATCGTGCTGCCCAGAGCCTGGCCGAGTGGAATTTTCTCATTCAGCTTGGAGACGCGGTCCAGCGTCCGTTTGACCGTCTGCACCGTGTCCGACGTAATTTCCATATGGGATTTGTAATTCAGCACAAAGCCGGTTATTTTACCGTTCGCATCCGTCTTCCAGTCCACCAGGTTCCCATACTGCTTACCGTTCGCCACCTGCTCACTTATCGCTTCATTAAGCGATTCGGTTGCGATTTGCTTGAGCCGGATTTTGGCCAGCTCCATCAGCGGTCCGTCCATTCTTCGCTCCACATAATTAAACATTTGAACAAACAATAGAAGGACCACCATGGAGGCTATTATCCAGACCCACTTCTTCTTGAATTTAATTTCCTTCCGGGGTGTACCGCCTGCCGGCTTCCAGCCGCCACCGCCCGATT
Encoded proteins:
- a CDS encoding M23 family metallopeptidase; protein product: MRYASVIKRKWGLAAMAGLLAFSWACPNAAGAGTDQQPDSASAAARTLQERRMMIQEISQLTQIPWTYLAALDQYERTLTPKSRKERLKNKLISLDPQPEFWAGLINPDPGDTNPITIALFGGMGRDADGDGKANPDNDMDALYSLAAYMKSYGLTEEDLQISLWRYYQNERAITRIRQFAKLYQTFGTLDLNKTAFVLPLSSIYSYRSTWGDRRGFGGLRIHEGTDLFASYGVPVRSACYGIVETKGWNRFGGWRIGIRDIQNRYHYYAHLQGFDKNIEVGSTVVPGQVVGWVGSSGYGKPGTSGKFPPHLHYGIYKDTGHYEWAFDPYPLLKRWENEERRRK
- the yunB gene encoding sporulation protein YunB — protein: MRIGGRTIRFRRRRWGSRPAWVNLRPKPKSSGGWKSGGGSKSGGGGWKPAGGTPRKEIKFKKKWVWIIASMVVLLLFVQMFNYVERRMDGPLMELAKIRLKQIATESLNEAISEQVANGKQYGNLVDWKTDANGKITGFVLNYKSHMEITSDTVQTVKRTLDRVSKLNEKIPLGQALGSTIIASFGPRIPIRMEPQSDVKVDLNTRKQDAGINTILVEVYLHIRTEVSVVVPFNMGPQVVETDIPVSYLMVVGDVPMYYYDNKGQPVGENGANAPNIALPSQPSGTGAASGSSAGSPSGLSSGSLSGTEISSSPGSSTDLQSGSGGTSTVTP